One genomic segment of Aquipluma nitroreducens includes these proteins:
- a CDS encoding DUF2971 domain-containing protein gives MEKLKLIETKTRQLPEDEEFIWRYFDIHKFLNLIYLTRFKFTRMDQFEDPLEGIPFEILQRYFTIGDKSMSLGQLILDESQLVGGKRIAGRIDKIHRIQFNTFVSCWFSEKRESMAMWNLYSNPDGVAIKIPFGHLKNFLYPEIDKLNLVEYYCGKVSYQDFADKDPYPEDSISRIKRFALRKDISYSHEKEIRFVVKSKNLDRQTIRLNSKPIDLKELEMKVVCHPRMDDWKKTNVKRILRSASLYKCFSESEIKLRF, from the coding sequence ATGGAAAAGTTAAAATTAATTGAAACAAAAACCAGACAATTACCTGAAGATGAAGAATTCATCTGGCGATATTTTGATATACACAAATTTTTAAATTTGATCTATCTAACGCGTTTTAAATTTACACGGATGGATCAATTCGAAGATCCATTAGAGGGAATACCATTTGAAATTTTACAAAGATATTTCACTATTGGAGATAAGAGCATGAGTCTAGGTCAATTAATCCTCGACGAAAGTCAGTTGGTAGGTGGAAAAAGGATAGCCGGACGCATTGATAAAATTCATCGGATTCAATTCAATACTTTTGTATCTTGCTGGTTTAGTGAAAAAAGAGAGTCTATGGCGATGTGGAATTTGTATTCAAATCCAGATGGTGTGGCAATAAAGATACCGTTTGGCCATTTGAAAAATTTCTTATATCCTGAGATAGATAAACTAAACCTTGTCGAATATTACTGTGGAAAAGTCAGTTATCAAGATTTTGCTGATAAAGATCCATATCCTGAAGATTCAATTTCCAGAATAAAAAGATTTGCATTAAGAAAAGATATAAGCTATTCCCATGAAAAGGAAATCCGATTTGTTGTTAAATCAAAGAATCTTGATCGTCAAACAATTAGATTAAATTCAAAGCCTATTGATCTAAAAGAGCTAGAGATGAAAGTTGTATGTCATCCCAGAATGGATGATTGGAAAAAGACGAATGTAAAAAGAATATTACGATCAGCAAGCCTTTATAAATGCTTTTCGGAATCTGAAATTAAACTACGATTTTAA
- a CDS encoding DUF6573 family protein, whose amino-acid sequence MKDSNGWEIISTYSTRQAVEDGFLVKVDSKASEEAGIKYPVYLTRAAWDKYVEVPKGMEQLQNLSGRLWDVLFMFAFHARNVSSNFLQYDFISYLPDECNWEPNEKLESPENRFNRLVTLKAVIQAQDFDDPSPAIFIMKPNED is encoded by the coding sequence ATGAAAGATTCAAATGGTTGGGAAATTATTTCCACGTATTCAACCCGGCAAGCTGTGGAAGACGGCTTCCTTGTTAAAGTTGACAGCAAAGCTTCCGAAGAAGCAGGTATTAAGTACCCAGTTTATCTGACACGGGCAGCATGGGACAAATATGTTGAAGTTCCGAAAGGTATGGAGCAACTACAAAACCTTTCAGGCCGCCTTTGGGATGTGCTGTTCATGTTTGCTTTTCATGCCCGGAATGTTTCCTCCAATTTTTTACAGTACGATTTTATTAGCTATCTGCCTGATGAATGTAACTGGGAACCCAATGAGAAACTTGAATCACCTGAAAATCGATTCAATAGATTGGTTACCCTCAAAGCCGTCATTCAGGCGCAGGATTTCGACGATCCGTCACCTGCCATTTTTATCATGAAACCAAACGAAGATTAG
- a CDS encoding ATP-binding protein, whose product MNYSAQELFEILNDQDECPWIEAKGGSDSSHSVMETVCAFANEPGLDGGYILMGVALDTTVLFPQYKIKGVNDPDKFQRDFATQCAGMFNLPIRPEVTVEKIHEKNVIKIWINELPARQKPAYFRADGLPIGALRRIGSTDQHCTDDDMHVFYQDTTSYDQTPVTGITMADVDENAIKRYRVLREKVNPSAEELTYDDAELLQALGCINREKPNELNVAGLLLFGKSITQRSTFPMLRVDYIRVPGNQWVSDPDDRFTTIDMRGPLLLVLYRLIDAINADLPKGFLLPDNDLQAESSGLPLKALREAIVNALMHRSYREHRPTQVIRYNNRIDIINPGFSLKSEEKLGQPGSETRNPFIAAVFHDTNLAETKGSGIRAMRRLMQAAHLVPPTFESSREHNEFTARLLLHHFLDEKDLDWLQQFEPLNLTDPQKQALIFVREVGAIDNQTYRQMADCDTLKASTDLRMLKSHNLFASKGKGKATYYISGPGLNTEATDGLSTEPTVVLSTQPPKISAPPHDLKDESDITDIEINTELSTPPLNLSTPPHDLSTPPPSILIDESLQKEIDILNRREHDSDKIKGIIKEICKDRYLSARQISGILNKGEDYIKRKYLSEMIKSKDLVYLHAEMINHPEQAYKTNEN is encoded by the coding sequence ATGAACTATTCAGCGCAGGAACTTTTTGAAATTCTCAACGACCAAGACGAATGTCCATGGATTGAAGCTAAAGGAGGAAGTGACAGTTCACACTCGGTAATGGAAACGGTCTGTGCCTTTGCCAACGAACCGGGTTTGGATGGTGGCTATATCCTTATGGGAGTTGCGTTGGATACAACGGTCTTGTTTCCGCAATACAAAATCAAGGGTGTTAATGACCCGGATAAATTCCAGCGTGATTTTGCAACACAATGTGCCGGAATGTTTAATCTGCCTATTCGTCCCGAAGTTACAGTAGAAAAAATACATGAAAAGAATGTAATCAAGATATGGATCAACGAGCTTCCTGCCCGTCAAAAACCAGCATATTTTAGAGCCGATGGTTTGCCAATTGGTGCACTCCGGCGCATTGGCTCAACCGACCAGCATTGTACCGATGACGACATGCATGTTTTCTATCAGGATACCACCAGTTACGACCAAACTCCGGTAACAGGCATTACCATGGCCGATGTTGATGAGAATGCGATTAAAAGATACCGTGTTCTTCGCGAAAAAGTAAATCCATCAGCAGAAGAACTGACCTATGATGATGCCGAATTATTACAGGCATTGGGCTGCATTAACCGAGAAAAGCCGAATGAATTGAATGTTGCCGGGTTGTTACTGTTTGGTAAAAGTATCACACAACGTTCAACGTTTCCAATGCTGCGTGTCGATTACATCCGGGTTCCTGGCAATCAATGGGTTTCCGATCCCGACGACCGTTTTACAACCATCGACATGCGAGGCCCGTTATTGTTGGTTCTTTACCGCTTGATTGATGCCATCAATGCCGACCTTCCCAAAGGGTTTCTGTTACCTGACAACGATCTTCAGGCAGAGTCATCCGGATTACCATTAAAGGCGCTTCGCGAAGCTATTGTAAATGCGTTGATGCACCGTTCGTACCGGGAGCACCGGCCAACACAGGTAATCCGCTATAACAATCGTATCGACATCATTAATCCAGGGTTCTCGCTTAAATCGGAAGAAAAGTTAGGCCAGCCGGGTAGCGAAACACGCAATCCATTTATTGCAGCCGTATTTCACGATACCAATCTGGCAGAAACCAAAGGTTCCGGAATAAGGGCAATGCGCCGGTTAATGCAGGCCGCCCATCTGGTACCGCCTACCTTTGAATCGAGCCGGGAACACAACGAATTTACAGCTCGGTTACTGCTACATCATTTTCTCGATGAAAAAGACCTGGACTGGTTGCAACAATTTGAACCCCTCAATTTGACTGATCCGCAAAAACAAGCTTTGATTTTTGTTCGGGAAGTCGGGGCAATCGACAATCAAACTTATCGGCAAATGGCTGATTGTGATACATTAAAAGCCAGTACCGACCTTAGGATGTTAAAATCGCATAACTTATTTGCATCAAAAGGGAAGGGCAAAGCGACCTATTATATTTCCGGACCTGGTCTTAATACAGAAGCTACTGATGGTCTTAGTACAGAACCTACAGTTGTTCTTAGTACACAACCTCCAAAAATAAGTGCACCACCTCATGATCTTAAGGATGAATCTGATATTACTGATATTGAGATCAATACAGAATTAAGTACACCACCTCTTAATTTAAGTACACCACCTCATGATTTAAGTACACCACCTCCATCAATACTTATTGATGAATCTTTACAAAAGGAAATAGATATCTTAAATCGAAGAGAACATGATTCGGATAAAATAAAAGGTATTATCAAGGAAATCTGCAAAGATAGGTATCTAAGTGCCAGACAAATAAGTGGAATATTAAATAAAGGCGAGGACTATATAAAGAGAAAGTACCTGAGTGAAATGATAAAAAGCAAAGACCTGGTTTATTTACATGCTGAGATGATAAACCATCCGGAACAGGCGTATAAAACAAATGAAAACTGA
- a CDS encoding nucleoid-associated protein has protein sequence MLYTEYIAIKSIALHQVGNKLNAEGVKISNSELYLINEVRSLLSSYFITPFKSNEYHNFFHESDLGLNEVFVYANQIFDHPDSLYNQSVNLAKHLYEQSLHPKIKGGEFYTVYFQDCILDGKTVDAVGLFKSENKDTFLKVYPSEGGFNIESEMGVNINKLDKGCLIFNTEREKGYVVAVIDNTNRGAEARYWIDDFLHVRPRQDEYHDTHNILSLCKNFVTKELPQQFELSKADQADILNRSVQFFKDNDSFNLQDFANEIMEKPDVIVSFKNYTEAFQREREITINDNFTISDSAVKKQTRAFKSVIKLDQNFHIYVHGNRELIEQGVDEKGQKFYKIYYLEES, from the coding sequence ATGCTTTACACGGAATACATAGCCATAAAATCAATTGCCTTACATCAAGTAGGGAATAAATTGAATGCCGAAGGCGTAAAGATATCTAATTCTGAGCTATACCTTATTAACGAAGTCAGGTCTCTATTATCATCGTATTTTATTACCCCGTTTAAATCTAATGAATATCACAATTTCTTCCACGAAAGTGATCTTGGGCTAAACGAGGTTTTTGTATATGCCAATCAAATATTTGACCATCCTGACTCTTTGTATAACCAATCGGTAAATTTGGCCAAACACCTTTATGAACAAAGTTTACATCCTAAGATTAAAGGCGGAGAATTTTACACGGTCTATTTTCAGGATTGCATTTTGGACGGAAAAACGGTGGACGCAGTTGGGCTGTTTAAATCTGAAAATAAAGATACTTTTTTAAAGGTTTATCCTTCAGAAGGTGGGTTTAATATCGAGAGTGAAATGGGCGTCAATATTAATAAACTGGATAAAGGATGTTTAATTTTCAATACAGAGCGCGAAAAAGGCTATGTTGTGGCCGTTATCGATAACACAAATAGGGGAGCTGAGGCGCGCTATTGGATTGATGATTTTCTGCATGTCAGACCACGGCAGGATGAATACCATGATACGCATAATATCCTTTCACTTTGCAAAAATTTTGTCACAAAAGAGTTACCACAACAATTCGAATTGTCCAAAGCAGATCAGGCAGATATATTAAACCGTTCCGTCCAATTTTTTAAGGACAATGATAGTTTTAATTTACAGGATTTTGCCAACGAAATAATGGAAAAGCCTGATGTAATTGTAAGTTTTAAAAATTACACAGAAGCTTTTCAGAGGGAACGGGAAATCACAATTAATGACAATTTTACCATTTCTGACTCAGCCGTAAAAAAACAGACACGGGCCTTCAAGAGTGTAATCAAGTTGGACCAGAATTTTCACATCTATGTGCATGGTAATCGAGAGCTAATCGAGCAAGGCGTGGATGAAAAAGGGCAGAAATTTTATAAAATCTACTACTTGGAAGAATCATAG
- a CDS encoding M48 family metallopeptidase, with protein sequence MNLNGLDINVIRSSRKKSMHIVIERDGTVSVQVPENIEDERILSILKSKEYEIHKKLLYWKELNKEQIERQYVSGQSFMYLGKNYNLHLVEGQRRNLLFKDGKFLLSDKAISPREAFVKFYKKQAKLKIEERLLLYQNTVNKMPGKVEIRELPTRWASCTPAGNIYFNWKCVMAPMVVLDYLIIHELVHLEHPNHSRAFWDKVSTICPNYQQQETWLKRNGVRMTI encoded by the coding sequence ATGAATCTGAACGGATTAGATATAAACGTGATACGCTCGTCGCGAAAGAAATCGATGCACATTGTAATTGAGCGCGATGGTACAGTAAGCGTTCAGGTTCCTGAAAATATTGAGGATGAACGGATTTTGTCGATTCTAAAATCAAAAGAATACGAAATACATAAGAAGCTGCTTTACTGGAAAGAGTTGAACAAAGAACAGATTGAACGTCAGTATGTTTCAGGCCAATCGTTTATGTATTTGGGTAAAAATTACAATTTGCATCTGGTAGAAGGGCAAAGGCGAAATTTGCTTTTCAAAGATGGAAAATTCCTGTTAAGTGATAAGGCGATTTCTCCAAGAGAGGCATTTGTGAAATTCTATAAGAAACAGGCCAAACTGAAGATCGAAGAACGTTTATTACTATATCAGAATACAGTCAATAAAATGCCTGGTAAAGTTGAGATTCGTGAACTTCCTACACGCTGGGCTTCCTGCACACCTGCCGGAAATATCTATTTCAACTGGAAATGTGTGATGGCTCCAATGGTAGTTCTGGATTACCTGATTATTCATGAACTGGTTCATCTGGAGCATCCAAATCATTCACGTGCATTTTGGGATAAAGTTTCGACCATTTGCCCGAATTATCAGCAGCAGGAAACCTGGTTAAAACGTAACGGGGTAAGAATGACAATCTAA
- a CDS encoding type I restriction endonuclease subunit R, whose translation MAEYTNVEKPFLEKLRQAHWEVIDQGQGIPVDPAKSLRSSFGEVALKAEFMRSVGALNLWATPKQLEYCYERISLQGNKKLLEANKDVFRMLRKGITLPDKNILTGEENPTVMLVDFEIGHTDRNSFIAMNQFRVDTPTTAKSFIIPDIVCFVNGMPWIVIECKDLYTAEPLSDAFTQIRRYSNQRDDDYYAIDEGKESLFYTNLFNVITHGTEARFGAIRSEFDYYNNWIDIFPEKYKTVETENGGKHQEVIILGMFNHEILLDIFHNFTIYMEAKPGLEVKVICRYQQYRAVGKMIEGLQNGESFQDRSGVVWHTQGSGKSLTMVFLIKKMRDTFQLKDYKILMVVDRIDLESQLEETAHLAGEKVWTVSKKSGRAAHGRDEKVLAELGDDTADLNIVMVHKFGINQDMSADALFRLGVVPRYETFDELSKSEKVLILVDEAHRSQNGDMSNNLFMAFPRATRIGFTGTPLITPRHKVTTAERFYQKNGEYIDTYKMNDAVADRATVDIKYIGKSTSDEISDKEVFDLEYEEIFKHRTEEERQEIQRRYGGMIEYLESMNRVKPIARDIMVHYVSEILSNGFKAMVVASSITAVVRYKVELERLIPEFLAAEQAKTDEERNEDLIRRLQILKVRAVVSMQSNNEPAIITQVRREGFGKGITDSFKKDFNTVDNGKSDTGIGILCVCDRLLTGFDAPIAQVLYMDKNLREHDLLQAIARVNRTKKGKTHGLVVDYFGITKNLNRALGIYTDADAEECKAELVEFGEYFKDINKEIPELELRYRKIVQFFEANKISEMDAFLRQTITNPWDEFKIVEEVIEMAGNLKLRAEFDTLIKNYFDRLDLLFNAPTVQREHWVPAKRIGYLMWRIRYHYKDDTLDLRWASAKVRHLIDKYLVHIGITERVEEVSILSEDFPLKIDSLYRGSKSKASAMEHAIRQQIKVKLENNDPALYRHFKDRLDNILNTYQGNWDMMIVELEQLRKEASMGRKEDYRISRIQAPFMDLMTEVLEEEKTVEMEQKIIDLTGFIFKYIKDGLQIANFWEKNDEKKKVAGQIEQRIRLSGIPSLKSKNKDLAMQMMMLAKNNYSEILNS comes from the coding sequence ATGGCAGAATACACCAATGTTGAAAAACCGTTTCTGGAAAAACTTCGTCAGGCACACTGGGAGGTTATCGACCAGGGACAAGGCATTCCGGTTGATCCGGCAAAATCGCTTCGAAGTTCGTTTGGCGAAGTGGCCTTGAAAGCAGAGTTTATGCGTTCGGTTGGTGCGTTAAATTTGTGGGCTACACCAAAACAGTTGGAATATTGTTACGAGCGTATTTCGCTGCAAGGAAACAAAAAGCTACTGGAAGCCAACAAAGATGTATTCCGTATGCTCCGTAAGGGTATTACACTGCCTGACAAAAACATCCTGACCGGCGAAGAAAATCCTACCGTTATGCTGGTAGATTTTGAGATTGGACATACCGACCGCAATAGTTTTATTGCAATGAATCAGTTCCGGGTCGATACTCCAACCACAGCCAAGTCGTTCATCATCCCCGATATCGTATGCTTTGTAAACGGAATGCCATGGATTGTCATTGAATGTAAAGATTTGTACACTGCGGAACCGCTGAGCGATGCCTTTACCCAAATACGTCGATACAGCAACCAGCGCGACGATGATTATTACGCCATTGACGAAGGGAAAGAATCGTTGTTTTATACCAACCTTTTCAATGTAATCACTCATGGAACAGAAGCCCGTTTCGGTGCCATTCGTTCCGAATTCGATTACTACAACAACTGGATAGACATCTTTCCCGAAAAATACAAAACGGTGGAGACCGAAAACGGAGGAAAGCATCAGGAAGTGATTATCCTGGGTATGTTTAACCACGAAATACTGTTAGACATCTTTCACAATTTCACCATTTACATGGAAGCCAAACCCGGACTTGAAGTGAAAGTGATTTGTCGGTATCAGCAATACCGGGCAGTAGGTAAAATGATTGAAGGTCTGCAAAATGGAGAATCTTTTCAGGATCGGAGCGGTGTGGTCTGGCACACGCAGGGAAGCGGAAAAAGCCTGACGATGGTGTTTCTAATCAAGAAAATGCGTGATACTTTCCAATTGAAAGATTACAAAATACTGATGGTAGTTGATCGGATTGACCTCGAAAGTCAACTGGAAGAAACGGCACATTTGGCTGGTGAAAAAGTATGGACTGTTTCCAAAAAATCGGGACGGGCAGCTCATGGCCGCGATGAAAAAGTATTGGCAGAACTGGGCGATGATACTGCCGATCTTAATATTGTAATGGTTCATAAATTTGGGATCAATCAGGATATGTCAGCGGATGCACTGTTTCGCTTAGGCGTTGTTCCTCGGTATGAAACCTTCGACGAATTAAGTAAAAGCGAAAAAGTTCTTATTCTGGTTGACGAAGCACACCGGTCGCAAAACGGAGACATGAGCAACAACCTGTTTATGGCTTTCCCAAGAGCTACACGAATCGGATTTACCGGCACTCCACTCATAACACCCCGTCACAAAGTTACTACAGCAGAGCGTTTCTATCAAAAAAACGGGGAATACATCGATACATACAAAATGAACGATGCTGTTGCGGACCGCGCTACAGTTGACATCAAATACATTGGCAAAAGTACTTCAGACGAAATTTCAGATAAGGAAGTGTTCGATCTGGAATATGAAGAAATATTTAAGCACCGAACCGAAGAAGAACGACAGGAAATACAACGCCGTTATGGTGGAATGATTGAATACCTGGAAAGTATGAACCGGGTGAAACCCATTGCCCGTGACATCATGGTACATTATGTATCAGAAATCCTGAGCAATGGTTTTAAGGCAATGGTAGTTGCATCTTCAATAACTGCGGTGGTGCGATATAAAGTAGAACTGGAACGGTTGATTCCCGAATTTCTTGCAGCAGAGCAGGCAAAAACGGATGAAGAACGGAATGAAGACCTGATCAGACGTCTTCAAATACTAAAAGTGAGGGCAGTTGTGTCTATGCAGTCAAACAATGAACCGGCTATTATTACCCAAGTTCGCAGAGAAGGATTTGGTAAGGGCATCACCGATTCGTTCAAAAAGGATTTCAATACAGTGGATAACGGAAAATCGGATACCGGAATTGGTATACTGTGTGTTTGCGACCGCTTGCTTACTGGATTTGATGCACCAATCGCCCAGGTGTTGTACATGGACAAAAACTTGCGTGAACATGATTTACTGCAAGCCATTGCTAGGGTAAATCGTACGAAAAAAGGGAAAACACATGGTTTGGTGGTCGATTATTTTGGAATCACAAAAAATCTGAATCGTGCTCTGGGCATTTATACAGATGCAGATGCAGAAGAATGTAAAGCTGAATTGGTGGAATTTGGTGAATACTTTAAAGACATCAACAAAGAAATTCCGGAGCTCGAATTAAGATACAGAAAGATCGTACAATTTTTTGAGGCGAATAAGATATCGGAAATGGATGCCTTCCTGCGACAAACGATAACCAATCCATGGGATGAGTTTAAGATTGTTGAAGAGGTTATTGAAATGGCCGGAAACCTGAAGCTGCGTGCTGAATTTGATACCCTGATCAAGAATTACTTCGACCGGCTGGACTTGCTCTTTAATGCGCCAACTGTTCAGCGCGAACATTGGGTTCCGGCAAAACGAATCGGTTATTTGATGTGGCGAATTCGCTATCATTACAAAGATGACACACTTGATTTGCGATGGGCCAGTGCTAAAGTCCGTCACCTGATTGACAAGTACCTGGTTCATATTGGCATCACTGAGAGGGTGGAAGAAGTTTCAATTCTCTCCGAAGATTTTCCGCTAAAAATAGACAGTCTTTATAGAGGCAGTAAATCAAAAGCCTCGGCCATGGAACATGCCATTCGTCAACAAATAAAAGTTAAGCTCGAAAACAACGATCCTGCATTGTATCGTCATTTTAAAGACAGATTGGATAATATCCTAAACACCTATCAGGGAAACTGGGATATGATGATAGTAGAACTAGAACAACTGAGGAAAGAGGCCTCAATGGGACGAAAAGAGGACTATCGAATATCCAGAATTCAGGCACCATTTATGGATTTAATGACCGAAGTGCTTGAAGAAGAAAAGACAGTGGAAATGGAGCAAAAAATAATTGATCTCACAGGTTTCATTTTCAAATACATTAAAGATGGACTTCAGATTGCGAACTTCTGGGAAAAAAATGATGAAAAGAAGAAAGTAGCTGGCCAAATCGAACAACGCATTCGTTTGAGTGGTATCCCTAGTTTGAAAAGTAAAAACAAAGACCTCGCGATGCAAATGATGATGTTGGCAAAAAATAATTATTCGGAAATATTAAACAGCTGA
- a CDS encoding YgjP-like metallopeptidase domain-containing protein has translation MRIKYVIIHELCHLVHHDHTQKLIDLQTKEMLDWEKWKMKLERLLYS, from the coding sequence ATGAGAATTAAATATGTGATTATCCACGAACTGTGTCACCTGGTTCACCACGACCATACCCAAAAACTTATCGACCTTCAAACCAAAGAAATGCTTGATTGGGAAAAATGGAAGATGAAATTGGAGAGGTTGTTGTATAGTTGA
- a CDS encoding N-6 DNA methylase, producing the protein MEQLKSFSSYILQIGHKYGLHSVFDDFLEMVVCSLSLGAKEDRYLEIVRNYEKPDAYLMAEAFGSLVIEMDSNGDGLKDGFGDFYMEYLSYGRNGQFFTPEPICDMMSRILNPAGFGEKVADCCCGSGRMLLAAGRVSRKSLFFGADIDRTCAMMCLINLCLNGLLGEVCWMDTLMTRFYGGWRIELHPERIVPYIREITKEESYMVLKLPERKEEIIKKQAATQQLLFEF; encoded by the coding sequence ATGGAACAGTTAAAAAGTTTTTCAAGTTATATTCTTCAGATCGGGCATAAGTACGGCTTACATTCCGTATTCGATGATTTTTTGGAAATGGTTGTTTGTTCGTTGTCTTTAGGGGCAAAGGAAGACCGTTACCTGGAGATTGTCCGTAATTACGAGAAACCGGATGCCTACCTGATGGCTGAAGCTTTTGGTTCACTGGTTATCGAAATGGACAGCAACGGTGATGGGCTTAAAGATGGTTTTGGTGATTTTTACATGGAATACCTCAGCTATGGCAGGAATGGACAGTTTTTCACCCCGGAACCAATATGTGATATGATGTCCAGAATATTGAACCCTGCAGGTTTTGGTGAGAAGGTGGCCGATTGTTGTTGTGGCTCTGGCAGGATGTTGCTGGCAGCAGGAAGGGTAAGCCGAAAATCGTTATTCTTTGGAGCAGATATTGACCGCACCTGTGCAATGATGTGTTTGATCAATCTATGCCTGAATGGACTTTTGGGAGAAGTCTGTTGGATGGACACGCTGATGACCCGCTTTTATGGAGGTTGGAGGATAGAACTCCATCCGGAGAGGATAGTCCCATATATCCGTGAAATAACCAAAGAAGAAAGCTACATGGTGCTAAAGTTGCCGGAGAGGAAAGAAGAAATCATCAAGAAACAGGCTGCAACGCAGCAGTTGTTGTTTGAATTCTAG
- a CDS encoding ArdC family protein — protein sequence MNTSFDIYEMVTNLIIDRLEAGVVPWQMPWKAEIGFPQNMVHKKAYRGFNFWLLLTVADKFGSPFFLTFNQIKELGGHVLKGEKGFPVVFWKLLDSEEKDGSIDHIPFLRYYTVFNLKQTEGIDESKIPATEAHDHIFDPIGDAEQLIEFWYDSPEIRLDQSHAFYSPTGDYVGMPNPRTFFKDEQYYSTLYHELVHSTGHINRTGRHEKLSDHKFGSQDYSQEELVAELGAAYLCYMTGIQNATIDNSAAYIKSWIGKFKEDKKMLLIASSQAQKAVDYILEHQVHPNQAASAALVDHMAKAV from the coding sequence ATGAATACTTCATTCGATATTTATGAAATGGTTACCAACCTGATTATTGACCGCCTTGAAGCAGGTGTTGTTCCTTGGCAGATGCCTTGGAAAGCTGAAATAGGATTTCCACAAAACATGGTTCACAAGAAAGCTTACCGTGGTTTTAATTTCTGGTTGCTGTTGACAGTGGCAGATAAGTTTGGTTCTCCTTTCTTTCTCACCTTCAACCAGATCAAAGAATTAGGTGGTCATGTTTTGAAAGGTGAAAAAGGTTTCCCTGTGGTATTCTGGAAGCTACTGGATTCGGAAGAAAAAGACGGCAGCATTGACCACATCCCTTTCCTTCGGTATTATACCGTTTTCAACCTGAAACAAACCGAAGGTATTGATGAAAGCAAGATTCCGGCGACAGAAGCACACGACCATATATTTGATCCGATTGGCGATGCCGAGCAGTTAATTGAATTTTGGTACGATAGTCCAGAAATCAGGCTTGACCAGTCACATGCGTTCTATTCGCCTACCGGAGATTACGTGGGGATGCCAAATCCACGGACTTTCTTCAAGGACGAACAGTATTACTCGACACTTTACCACGAGCTAGTCCATTCTACAGGGCATATCAACAGGACTGGCCGACATGAAAAGCTTTCCGATCACAAATTCGGTTCACAGGATTACAGCCAGGAAGAACTGGTTGCCGAATTGGGAGCCGCATACCTTTGCTACATGACCGGTATTCAAAATGCCACGATAGACAACAGTGCTGCCTATATCAAAAGCTGGATTGGCAAATTCAAGGAAGATAAAAAGATGTTGCTGATTGCTTCTTCTCAGGCACAGAAGGCTGTTGATTACATACTGGAACATCAGGTTCATCCCAACCAGGCGGCAAGTGCCGCTTTGGTTGATCATATGGCGAAGGCAGTTTAG